From a single Chiloscyllium punctatum isolate Juve2018m chromosome 29, sChiPun1.3, whole genome shotgun sequence genomic region:
- the nkpd1 gene encoding NTPase KAP family P-loop domain-containing protein 1 isoform X2, with protein MDQTEYEAYAKCLGKALCYIPTPTTVGLYAPWGSGINQLLHNVQKQMSLEVLSREKKEFARTRQKSRTTSGLGFVLLLLHLIFLKPQLTEKHEKRKNFRFIFVKFSAWEFAGSDKLWAGLITTLCDNIKDQFGCIPTSIVRSLGHQSTLEKCKFGSEWVSKKILKIPIWFIFSFLLLLALTLALVISIFGIAIGEMGNNFALALEGLGFGLIGCSAFLTMKNSLAVGKNMIVSQKAKMESLMNKTDFSAQLGFMNDIKQEVKVLTNFIKYIEVFERRKIRIVLEIMSLDRCTPDKVVGVLDAMNILLSDPDAPFISVLAVDPSIIVACVEKSNTFKGMADNGYEFLNRIVTLPFCVPQMDTQTKLNFIKQVVEGKNGLMEDAPMQPHRHEADKFQGNSLEIVPLMNVSSGEIHTSEQRNAKMKPSHHIQQAYQCLMDRDSNLHEYIEENFLQMRRIVNIIPIMTTLMFERNVPMSSFPPQRIAAWVILATCWPCRLSWIWQCLEDAVQREELNEEKGINDEMLLWTIYENSSENLKLIQSNIEKLLTLDGDPEIFQKFLSISYKFTVKDANIILPYTINLDSSLKRKMELLLGSKFLGRRATSSSENATRHE; from the coding sequence AACAAATGTCATTGGAAGTGCTTAGTCGAGAGAAGAAGGAATTTGCAAGGACCCGGCAAAAGTCTCGGACAACCTCTGGTCTTGGATTTGTTCTCCTTTTGCTGCATTTGATTTTCCTTAAGCCTCAACTGACAGAAAAGCATGAAAAACGGAAAAATTTCAGGTTCATATTTGTCAAATTCAGTGCATGGGAATTTGCAGGCAGTGATAAGTTGTGGGCCGGTCTCATTACAACATTGTGTGATAACATCAAAGACCAATTTGGATGCATTCCAACTAGCATTGTTCGGTCCCTGGGTCACCAGTCCACCTTAGAAAAATGCAAATTTGGTTCTGAATGGGTGTCTAAAAAAATCTTAAAAATTCCAATATGGTTTATTTTCAGTTTCCTCCTATTACTAGCTCTGACACTAGCATTAGTCATCTCAATATTTGGTATTGCCATTGGAGAAATGGGAAATAATTTTGCTTTAGCCCTTGAAGGTCTAGGTTTTGGATTAATTGGATGTTCTGCCTTCCTGACAATGAAAAACTCCCTTGCAGTGGGCAAGAATATGATAGTCAGCCAGAAGGCCAAAATGGAAAGCCTAATGAATAAAACAGACTTCAGCGCTCAACtggggttcatgaatgatataaAGCAAGAAGTTAAAGTTCTCACAAATTTCATCAAGTACATAGAAGTCTTTGAACGAAGAAAAATTCGAATAGTCCTGGAAATTATGAGTCTTGACAGATGCACTCCAGATAAAGTTGTTGGAGTCTTAGATGCTATGAACATCCTCCTTTCAGATCCCGATGCTCCTTTTATTTCAGTGCTGGCTGTTGATCCTAGCATCATTGTAGCCTGTGTGGAGAAATCTAATACTTTCAAAGGTATGGCGGACAATGGCTACGAGTTCCTGAATAGAATTGTGACATTACCATTTTGTGTCCCCCAAATGGACACTCAAACCAAACTCAACTTTATCAAGCAGGTAGTGGAAGGCAAGAATGGCCTCATGGAAGACGCTCCAATGCAGCCTCACAGACATGAAGCAGACAAGTTTCAAGGAAACTCTTTGGAAATTGTGCCATTGATGAATGTTTCTAGTGGAGAGATTCATACTTCCGAGCAAAGAAATGCCAAAATGAAACCAAGTCACCATATTCAACAGGCCTATCAGTGCTTAATGGACAGAGATAGCAACCTCCATGAGTACATTGAGGAGAACTTCCTACAAATGAGGAGGATAGTAAACATAATTCCAATTATGACCACACTCATGTTTGAACGAAATGTTCCAATGAGTTCATTTCCCCCTCAGAGAATTGCTGCTTGGGTTATTTTAGCCACCTGCTGGCCATGTCGCCTCAGTTGGATCTGGCAATGCTTGGAGGATGCAGTGCAAAGGGAAGAGTTAAATGAAGAAAAGGGCATTAACGATGAGATGCTGTTGTGGACCATTTATGAAAACTCCTCAGAAAACTTGAAATTAATACAATCCAATATTGAAAAATTATTGACTTTGGATGGAGATCCTGAAATCTTTCAGAAGTTTTTATCGATCAGCTACAAATTCACTGTTAAAGATGCAAATATCATCCTGCCGTACACAATTAATCTAGATTCTTCCTTAAAGAGAAAGATGGAATTACTTCTTGGAAGCAAATTTTTAGGGAGAAGAGCAACCTCATCTTCTGAAAATGCTACAAGGCATGAATAG
- the nkpd1 gene encoding NTPase KAP family P-loop domain-containing protein 1 isoform X1, translating to MSNFDCNDQTEYEAYAKCLGKALCYIPTPTTVGLYAPWGSGINQLLHNVQKQMSLEVLSREKKEFARTRQKSRTTSGLGFVLLLLHLIFLKPQLTEKHEKRKNFRFIFVKFSAWEFAGSDKLWAGLITTLCDNIKDQFGCIPTSIVRSLGHQSTLEKCKFGSEWVSKKILKIPIWFIFSFLLLLALTLALVISIFGIAIGEMGNNFALALEGLGFGLIGCSAFLTMKNSLAVGKNMIVSQKAKMESLMNKTDFSAQLGFMNDIKQEVKVLTNFIKYIEVFERRKIRIVLEIMSLDRCTPDKVVGVLDAMNILLSDPDAPFISVLAVDPSIIVACVEKSNTFKGMADNGYEFLNRIVTLPFCVPQMDTQTKLNFIKQVVEGKNGLMEDAPMQPHRHEADKFQGNSLEIVPLMNVSSGEIHTSEQRNAKMKPSHHIQQAYQCLMDRDSNLHEYIEENFLQMRRIVNIIPIMTTLMFERNVPMSSFPPQRIAAWVILATCWPCRLSWIWQCLEDAVQREELNEEKGINDEMLLWTIYENSSENLKLIQSNIEKLLTLDGDPEIFQKFLSISYKFTVKDANIILPYTINLDSSLKRKMELLLGSKFLGRRATSSSENATRHE from the coding sequence AACAAATGTCATTGGAAGTGCTTAGTCGAGAGAAGAAGGAATTTGCAAGGACCCGGCAAAAGTCTCGGACAACCTCTGGTCTTGGATTTGTTCTCCTTTTGCTGCATTTGATTTTCCTTAAGCCTCAACTGACAGAAAAGCATGAAAAACGGAAAAATTTCAGGTTCATATTTGTCAAATTCAGTGCATGGGAATTTGCAGGCAGTGATAAGTTGTGGGCCGGTCTCATTACAACATTGTGTGATAACATCAAAGACCAATTTGGATGCATTCCAACTAGCATTGTTCGGTCCCTGGGTCACCAGTCCACCTTAGAAAAATGCAAATTTGGTTCTGAATGGGTGTCTAAAAAAATCTTAAAAATTCCAATATGGTTTATTTTCAGTTTCCTCCTATTACTAGCTCTGACACTAGCATTAGTCATCTCAATATTTGGTATTGCCATTGGAGAAATGGGAAATAATTTTGCTTTAGCCCTTGAAGGTCTAGGTTTTGGATTAATTGGATGTTCTGCCTTCCTGACAATGAAAAACTCCCTTGCAGTGGGCAAGAATATGATAGTCAGCCAGAAGGCCAAAATGGAAAGCCTAATGAATAAAACAGACTTCAGCGCTCAACtggggttcatgaatgatataaAGCAAGAAGTTAAAGTTCTCACAAATTTCATCAAGTACATAGAAGTCTTTGAACGAAGAAAAATTCGAATAGTCCTGGAAATTATGAGTCTTGACAGATGCACTCCAGATAAAGTTGTTGGAGTCTTAGATGCTATGAACATCCTCCTTTCAGATCCCGATGCTCCTTTTATTTCAGTGCTGGCTGTTGATCCTAGCATCATTGTAGCCTGTGTGGAGAAATCTAATACTTTCAAAGGTATGGCGGACAATGGCTACGAGTTCCTGAATAGAATTGTGACATTACCATTTTGTGTCCCCCAAATGGACACTCAAACCAAACTCAACTTTATCAAGCAGGTAGTGGAAGGCAAGAATGGCCTCATGGAAGACGCTCCAATGCAGCCTCACAGACATGAAGCAGACAAGTTTCAAGGAAACTCTTTGGAAATTGTGCCATTGATGAATGTTTCTAGTGGAGAGATTCATACTTCCGAGCAAAGAAATGCCAAAATGAAACCAAGTCACCATATTCAACAGGCCTATCAGTGCTTAATGGACAGAGATAGCAACCTCCATGAGTACATTGAGGAGAACTTCCTACAAATGAGGAGGATAGTAAACATAATTCCAATTATGACCACACTCATGTTTGAACGAAATGTTCCAATGAGTTCATTTCCCCCTCAGAGAATTGCTGCTTGGGTTATTTTAGCCACCTGCTGGCCATGTCGCCTCAGTTGGATCTGGCAATGCTTGGAGGATGCAGTGCAAAGGGAAGAGTTAAATGAAGAAAAGGGCATTAACGATGAGATGCTGTTGTGGACCATTTATGAAAACTCCTCAGAAAACTTGAAATTAATACAATCCAATATTGAAAAATTATTGACTTTGGATGGAGATCCTGAAATCTTTCAGAAGTTTTTATCGATCAGCTACAAATTCACTGTTAAAGATGCAAATATCATCCTGCCGTACACAATTAATCTAGATTCTTCCTTAAAGAGAAAGATGGAATTACTTCTTGGAAGCAAATTTTTAGGGAGAAGAGCAACCTCATCTTCTGAAAATGCTACAAGGCATGAATAG
- the nkpd1 gene encoding NTPase KAP family P-loop domain-containing protein 1 isoform X3 encodes MSLEVLSREKKEFARTRQKSRTTSGLGFVLLLLHLIFLKPQLTEKHEKRKNFRFIFVKFSAWEFAGSDKLWAGLITTLCDNIKDQFGCIPTSIVRSLGHQSTLEKCKFGSEWVSKKILKIPIWFIFSFLLLLALTLALVISIFGIAIGEMGNNFALALEGLGFGLIGCSAFLTMKNSLAVGKNMIVSQKAKMESLMNKTDFSAQLGFMNDIKQEVKVLTNFIKYIEVFERRKIRIVLEIMSLDRCTPDKVVGVLDAMNILLSDPDAPFISVLAVDPSIIVACVEKSNTFKGMADNGYEFLNRIVTLPFCVPQMDTQTKLNFIKQVVEGKNGLMEDAPMQPHRHEADKFQGNSLEIVPLMNVSSGEIHTSEQRNAKMKPSHHIQQAYQCLMDRDSNLHEYIEENFLQMRRIVNIIPIMTTLMFERNVPMSSFPPQRIAAWVILATCWPCRLSWIWQCLEDAVQREELNEEKGINDEMLLWTIYENSSENLKLIQSNIEKLLTLDGDPEIFQKFLSISYKFTVKDANIILPYTINLDSSLKRKMELLLGSKFLGRRATSSSENATRHE; translated from the coding sequence ATGTCATTGGAAGTGCTTAGTCGAGAGAAGAAGGAATTTGCAAGGACCCGGCAAAAGTCTCGGACAACCTCTGGTCTTGGATTTGTTCTCCTTTTGCTGCATTTGATTTTCCTTAAGCCTCAACTGACAGAAAAGCATGAAAAACGGAAAAATTTCAGGTTCATATTTGTCAAATTCAGTGCATGGGAATTTGCAGGCAGTGATAAGTTGTGGGCCGGTCTCATTACAACATTGTGTGATAACATCAAAGACCAATTTGGATGCATTCCAACTAGCATTGTTCGGTCCCTGGGTCACCAGTCCACCTTAGAAAAATGCAAATTTGGTTCTGAATGGGTGTCTAAAAAAATCTTAAAAATTCCAATATGGTTTATTTTCAGTTTCCTCCTATTACTAGCTCTGACACTAGCATTAGTCATCTCAATATTTGGTATTGCCATTGGAGAAATGGGAAATAATTTTGCTTTAGCCCTTGAAGGTCTAGGTTTTGGATTAATTGGATGTTCTGCCTTCCTGACAATGAAAAACTCCCTTGCAGTGGGCAAGAATATGATAGTCAGCCAGAAGGCCAAAATGGAAAGCCTAATGAATAAAACAGACTTCAGCGCTCAACtggggttcatgaatgatataaAGCAAGAAGTTAAAGTTCTCACAAATTTCATCAAGTACATAGAAGTCTTTGAACGAAGAAAAATTCGAATAGTCCTGGAAATTATGAGTCTTGACAGATGCACTCCAGATAAAGTTGTTGGAGTCTTAGATGCTATGAACATCCTCCTTTCAGATCCCGATGCTCCTTTTATTTCAGTGCTGGCTGTTGATCCTAGCATCATTGTAGCCTGTGTGGAGAAATCTAATACTTTCAAAGGTATGGCGGACAATGGCTACGAGTTCCTGAATAGAATTGTGACATTACCATTTTGTGTCCCCCAAATGGACACTCAAACCAAACTCAACTTTATCAAGCAGGTAGTGGAAGGCAAGAATGGCCTCATGGAAGACGCTCCAATGCAGCCTCACAGACATGAAGCAGACAAGTTTCAAGGAAACTCTTTGGAAATTGTGCCATTGATGAATGTTTCTAGTGGAGAGATTCATACTTCCGAGCAAAGAAATGCCAAAATGAAACCAAGTCACCATATTCAACAGGCCTATCAGTGCTTAATGGACAGAGATAGCAACCTCCATGAGTACATTGAGGAGAACTTCCTACAAATGAGGAGGATAGTAAACATAATTCCAATTATGACCACACTCATGTTTGAACGAAATGTTCCAATGAGTTCATTTCCCCCTCAGAGAATTGCTGCTTGGGTTATTTTAGCCACCTGCTGGCCATGTCGCCTCAGTTGGATCTGGCAATGCTTGGAGGATGCAGTGCAAAGGGAAGAGTTAAATGAAGAAAAGGGCATTAACGATGAGATGCTGTTGTGGACCATTTATGAAAACTCCTCAGAAAACTTGAAATTAATACAATCCAATATTGAAAAATTATTGACTTTGGATGGAGATCCTGAAATCTTTCAGAAGTTTTTATCGATCAGCTACAAATTCACTGTTAAAGATGCAAATATCATCCTGCCGTACACAATTAATCTAGATTCTTCCTTAAAGAGAAAGATGGAATTACTTCTTGGAAGCAAATTTTTAGGGAGAAGAGCAACCTCATCTTCTGAAAATGCTACAAGGCATGAATAG